GGGCTCAATGCCGCCACCGTGTGCTCGGTGAGCCCAGGGCTCCATCTGGCACCTGCTTCTGCCCTTGTCAGCTGAGGACCAGCGGAGGCGGTTCTTCTGTGCAGTCCCAGCAGCAGGAGGACCAGTGTCCCTCCACAGTGCCCAGGCCACACGGACATCAGCTCTGTGCCTGCTCCACCCTTTCCGCTCACCTGCAGCGCCTGAGGGGGTATTTCTGCATCTGACATCCCCCCCCCATTCACTGAGGCCCCCCAGGCCCCCGTGGGATTTACTCCCTGGACCTCAGGCAGCGGCTGAGTTTGTAAGATGCTTTGGTTTTGACCAGCACCTCGACGTGCGTGCAGGGAAGGGGTCCCTTCCGCCGAGTGCCCCGCCCTCTTCTACTCGAGGCTCCCTAGCGCCCCTCCCTGTCTACGTGTGGACAGCGCTCTGGCTCCTGGTCCTCGCTATGGGTTTCAGGTTTCTCTGCTTCCCCAGGTCGGGAACGGGAGTGGGTTTATGCTGGAAGCTGGGAGGTCCCTGTTCCACAGCTGCAggccactcaaaggtggtggaaACCTTTAGCTCACCCGAGGTTCCACTTTGGGCTTGAGGGGTCCCTCGAGGAGAGGTCTGTCGGTGCAGGGCGGGAGGAGGGCCAGCAGGGGCTGCCGGGATCCCATCCTCCGGTGCCCTCACCTCTCCTAGACCGTCCCGATCTTTGGTGGCCCTGACATGCAACTTGCCATCCATCCTGGTTTCCAGCAGGGAGACAGACCCCTGGTCCTCCCCTTCCCTCGGCTCACTGGGGACAAGGGATTGGGGGGAACCAGCTCTCCCTCCTGGACTCAAGCTAATGCTTGGATTGCAAACGTCATCCCCGGACAGAGGTTACCCAGGTGGAGGCGTGTTGCCAcctggaggggagcagagagcctTCCTGTGGGTTTGCACCTGTGCGCACAGGCGTGTCTGAGTGTGTGCACACCCACACGTGAGCCCGCCTGCGGTAGGACGTCTGTGGCCTCCTGGACTCCGGCAAGGAGTATCGGGGACCAAGGGCGGGCAGGGCTCGGGAGCTCGGGGACAGTCTGAGGCCTGGGAGCTTCCTGTGCCGGGTGCCCGCCCCACCTGTGCCCTCCCTTCTCCAACAGGGAGAACGTATTTGCCTCTGTTCACGGCGGTCCAGGGGCCCCTGAAGCATCTGAACAGGTGCCAGCAGCCTGTGATCGTGGCGTCACCGTGCCGGCAGAAGCCGAAGTACTCCAGCTACAAccaggagtgagcagtggccATCCGGCCGCCCCGAGGCTGAGCGGGCCCAGACTGCTCCGTgcccagggagggggaggtgctGGGCCGCCAGCACTGAACACCCAGGGCTCTCTGAGGGAGGCGGGCACACAGCCGCTGCTCTGCAGGTGTCCCGGAGGCCTCAGGAGCCTCAGTGGCTCCCCCGTGaagcccccttcctccccctggggtgggggggcatgcTGCCCGCTCCACACTCGGGGCCCCCAGGCTCCTGGTTGCCTGGCCTCAGCACTCCAAATCCCAGAGGCGAGAGGCTTTGCTGAGTATCTGCAGGGCTGTGATGCCCAAATAAAACGACCCTTCAGTGGCTCGTGGGTCTGTGTTGGCAGCCGACCTCTGGTTGAGAACCCGGGCCCTGCATAGAGTGGCACCCTGGGGACATGGGGACAGGGCTGGTGGTTTCACCGAGGACCATGCAGGACTCTCCTTGGGGAGGCAGGGTGGCTGGGCCAGGGGCCCCACTCTGGGGAGGGATGCCAGGCACAGTGGGGTTCCAGCCCAGACTGGACCACTAGGCCTGGACTCAGGACACTGGTCCCTCTGCTCTGAGGTGAGGGCACCGAGGCTATCTGGCAGGGTCTGGAACCTTCCTGGGCACGTGTCCAGAGCAGGGGTTGGGTGGACAGTAGGGAGGCCCCAGCCTTTTCCTTCCCCGGGGCTCCACGTCCTCCTGGGGCAGGATGGGGACACGCAGAGCCTCCCCTCGCAGCTGTGGGGCCAGTGCTGAGCGCAGCCACGTCGCCAGGGCCATGCCCACTGCTGAGCTGCGCAGGGAGGGACCAGAGCAGCAGCACGAGCTCTCCAGCCGTTTATTCATACGAGGACGCAAGGAACACACGTCACCTGCTGACGCCACGAGCAGGACACAGCCGCCCGGCCAGCCCCGCCCAGAGACACGAGGAGGGCGGGCGGGCCGGAGCACGGGCCCCATCCCCACGCAGCCAGGGTGCCGCCCTGGTGCACAGCAGTCTCTGCCGAGTCCCCGAGGGTCTGGGTGGCCCTCGCCCGCAGGGAGGAGGCCCTAGGCCCAGCCCCCATCCCAACACCTCAGCATTAGCAAGGGGTGGGCGTGCCTGTGGGCGGGGGTGGAGCACAGGCTGGGAGCCGGGACACAGCACACCGAGGGCCGTGTGGGGGGTCCAGCATGCTTCCCGACCCCGAGGGAAAGCAATGCGTTGCTAAGCAGCCTGCCCAGGGCCTGGTGCTGGCTGGGACCGTGGTCCCTGGCTGGGACCGTGGTCCCCGCCTGGGCCGGCTCAGCATCCCTGGACCCTCCAGGGTGGCCTTCTCTTTGCCTGGGCCCCTCCCAAGGCCGGTGGCAGCTGGGGCCCGGGAAGAAGGGGCCCCCAGGCCTGGCTGAGCAGGGACACGCCCTGATTCCCGGCCGACCGAAGGTTGTCCTTCAAAAAGCTATGGGGAGAAGCTGAGAGGACAGCCCCAGAGGGCCAGGACGGGAAGCAGTTTGTATCTGGAAAAGCCCTTAACTGTCAAAGCGCCCCAGGCTCCCTGCAGCTGGCGGGGTCAAGGAAGGGACCCAGGCCTCCCTCCGACCTGCGGTGCCAGGGACTCTCTGGCACCTGAGCTGGACCTGAGCTGAAGTTTCACCTGCCACTCAGCATCCCTGTGGCCAGGTGGCGGCCACAGGGTCACCCCCAGCCCTGGTCTGTCACCTGAGCTGGTGTCTGGCCCTTTGTCTGCATCTGGGTGGGGACAGAAAGGGGAACTGTGGCCAGGCCGCCCCTCCTGGCAGCCCTTGCACAGGCCGCAGACGCCGCCCCGAGTGTGAAAGGGATGCCCGCCTCTCTGGAGGGCCCGGGTCTGCTCCCCTGGCATGGCGAGGGGCCGCAAGTCCACCCCCCAGACACCCGGGAGCAGAGCCCAGGATGCGTGGCCATGCCGGCTGCCACTCACGGCGCacgtgagcccccccccccccagctggtcTTTGGCAAGGACGAGGTCCACGGAGACCAGCAGTGGCGCCCCCTCGGGGCCGACCTCACTGGACAGGCTCTCCCCTGActcaggggctgggggggggggggctgtggcaTCACAGGGCAGGGGCTGGTTGCATATGAAAGGTTCGTGCACAATCTCAAAGGCCCCTCGAGATCCCGGATGGCGGAAACCCTGACGCCCTCTCGGAGGGGTCTCGGGGCGCTGAGGGGTGGGCCTCACTCTCTGACACCTGGAGCCCCTAGCTGtcctgggaggaggcaggagaggaagGCACAGGCTCAGGGCCCCTCCCCGCAGCCCTGGCACTGTCAGGAGAGTGCAGGGAGCTGGGGGGCGAGGTGCCCGGGGAGGCAGGAGGTGGGGCCAGGAGGGAGGCCCCCAGGCCTGCACCAGCAGGGGCACACTCAGATCCTGGGCCCCCGGAAGGTCCCTGAAATACATGGCTTTTGGGGACATTGTTCCCGGCTGACCTGAGGGCCTCACACAAAATTAAGAGCCAGGGTGACCGGAggcaggcctgggggggggggcagtgcccCTCGCCCTGCCCCCAGAGCAGCAGGCCCCCGCTGTCCCTCTCCGTCCTGCCCCGGGCCTCCAGGCCCAGGAAAATTAAATATCGTCTGTTCGCGTTTTGGCAAAGTCCgtccttggcctcaggcactggggcCGGGGGCAGTTACCGCCACGGGGGCCTGGCCACCGAGAGGGCCAGGGCGAGGAGGAGGGCCACGAGGGCCGTGCAGGGCTGGGGGCAGCCTGCGGCCCCCGTCTTCTCCCCGTCCCGCTCCGACTGGCCAGGGAGGGCGTGGTTCAGGGTTGTCCGCGAGCTGGAGGTCTTCTTGTTGACCCTCCGGCCGCAGGCGTCGTCCAGGCAGCCGTCTCCGCTGCCCGAGCTGCTGCCGTCATCGCCTgggggaacgggggggggggggagaggaactCAGGAGGCTGGGGCAGGCCCACCCAACCCTGGGGACCCCGAATGCAGCGTCCCTGCGGGGGGGCCTCCCATGCCAGGTGGCACCCTGATTCTGGGCAGCTGGCATGGCCCGGGTTTGCCAAGGCTGGCCGGACTTTCCAGCCGGGTCTCAATTGAGCTTGGCAGTGCCCGCCGCCCCCGCACTGTTCCCCCGCACCGTGGGGCGGGGCCCTGTGGCAGCTCTGGCCGCCCAGGGCTCCCAGGCGCTGTTAGCGTCCCCCGCCCCCGCACTCTTCCCCCGCACAGTGGGGCGGGGCCCTGTGGCAGCTCTGGCCGCCCAGGGCTCCCAGCCGCTGTTAGCGTCCACCGCCCCCGCACTCTTCCCCCGCACAGTGGGGCGGGGCCCTGTGGCAGCTCTGGCCGCCCAGGGCTCCCAGGCGCTGTTAGCGTCCCCGCCCCCGCACTCTTCCCCCGCACAGTGGGGCGGGGCTCTCTGGCCGCCCATGGCTCTCAGCCGCTGGTTAGCGTCCCCCGCCCCCACGCCCCAGCCCAGCAGCCCGGCCCTCACTGGCGTCCTGGAAGTCCGCGTCCTCGCCGTTGTAGGCGCTGCGCAGCCGGTTGGTCATGATCTTCAACTGCATGATCTGCTGGCGAATGGTCATGTCGGGCTTGGTGATGTCCACCTCCACCTCGGGGTTGTTGATCTGGTTGGCCAAGCCGTCGCCCATCACCTCGGGCAGGTACCTGGGGCCAGGAGAGCAGGCCTTTGGTAACGACCCGGGTCCCTGCAGATTGGCGCCGCCCAAGCACGTCCCTCCTTCTGTGGGGGGGCAGCATGTCTGAGACCCCCCCCCCGGGAGTTTGCAGGGACCAACGGGAGCACAAGCTGGCCCTGCCGCGTGGGCTGTGGCTGCACCAGCACCGTGTGTGCGCAGGAGAGCTGGTTCAGGCGAGGGTGTGGCCCTCGTCCCTTTCTGTGTCCTGCTGTGTGACCCGTGTCGTGCAGCACGCAGCACCGGTGCCTCAGGCCCGACAAGGGCGCGGCGACCTCAAGGGAGGGTGGCCCAGCTCAGCCAGGCGGTACCTACCGGCCCTTGGCCATGCCGTTCCAGCAGCGGTCATCGCTGGCCGCACTCATGGCCATCCTCTCGCTGCACAGCGTCCCGGGGAGGCTGATCCAGAAGTCCTGGGCGTCACGGAGCTGGGCTTTGGCCTCAGAGACCTGTGGGGCAGCTGTCAGGCCcctgggctccccagcccagcctccccctcctcccccgtcCCCGGGGCCCGGCCAGCTGAGGGGCCGCTCACCAGCTTCTCCAACGTGCCTGTGGACAGCTTATCCGGAAGTGCCAGCTTGCCCCGCGGCTGCTTCTCCTCGGACCCGGCGCTGTGAGGGTTCACCTTGGGGTTCCCACAGCCCTGGATGACCTGAGGGGAGACCACAGGCGTCCTGGAGTGGCACGAGGCCGCGTCTGGGACAGCCCTCCCACGCCCACCGCACCCTCCTGCCCGCACCTTGGCCGTGAGCGTGTCCCTGTTGTCCTGAAGCGTGTTGATGGCCTCCGCCAGCCACAAGTGCACGTTGCCGATGACGCTCTCCGCGCCGGACGGGCCCCAGAACTTGTCAGTTATGAGCACCATGGAGTCTGGCACAAGCGTGAACACACAGGGCAGTTTACACCTCTGCGTGCCGGCCCACCTCATGCCAACATATTCAAGCTCCCACGTGTTAACATGTACACACCAGCAATGTCTGTTAGCTCATACGTGTGGTGGCCTGCTGTGTCACATACATGTTGGCACATGTGCATGTTGGTCCATCATGTGTGACATACCTCTGGGCATGTGTGTGCCAAGTTGTACCCGTGTTAGCTCATGGCCCACCGTGTGTCACTCACGTGTTGGCATGTAAGCATGTTGGGGCGCTCACCCcgtggggaagggcaggaaggatGGACTCCCCAGGACTTCCTCCCTCCCAGGAACTTGCCCCTGTCACAGCCCACTCAGGACGTGTAGAAGGAACCCTCCCTCCCTGACCCCAGGGGGCCGCCCGCCGCCCAGGGCCTGGCGCGGCGAGGCTCACCCAGGAGGTTCCTCCACTCGGCGTCCAGGTCCGCCTGGTTGGCCAGGCAGCCCTTGAGCACGTTGCGGCAGTAGTCCGGGCAGGGCCGGGCGCCGGGCACCCCCAGGCAGTGTGCGCAGTACAGCAGCTTCATGATGGCCCGGGAGCACTCGGGGCCCAGCGGCACCTGGGGGGCCAAGGCAGCCTGAGCACCTCACAGCTGGGGGCCCAGCCCCCCCAGGAGCCCCGGAGAGAGGGTTTGGGGGGGTCATGCTGATAATCACCCCTTGGCTGCCGTCACTGACCCCCCTGGGGAAGCCCTTCTCTGACTACAGCTGCCATGCGGATGAGGGGACCCAGGCCCAGGGCTGAGGGATGGCTTTCTCAGGACCCCAGCTGGAGGAGAAGGTGGCTCACACCCAGGGCGGTGTGGGTCTGAGGCTACTGCTCTCCCACACCTGTGACCAGGTGAGTCTGACGTGAGCTGCCCAATGGGGCAAGGCCTCCCTCTGGCCTGTGTGACCTGGCCCCAGCCAGCTCGGCCTCCAAGCACAGGCCGTTCTCATCTCCTGTCCACCAGACCCTGTAGCTGCTCAGTGTCCAGCCCCAggcccttttctcttcctttcctgcccgGGATCCAGCCTGACCAAGGACCAGATGGACAGCAGTGGGTGGGAGAGCTCTATGGTAGAGCTCGGTCCTCAGACGTGCTACTGTCCAAAGCCCCCGGGCAGACACTCAGGGTCAGGAGGGGGCCCGGGGGGCTGGGATCTAAGGCAGCTGGGGGGGAGGCATGGGTCCCCGAGGGGCTCCCGAGAGCCCCGGGCAGCTGGGGGGGGAGGCGTGGGTCCCCGAGGGGCTCCTGAGAGCCCCGGGCAGCTGGGGGGGAGGCGTGGGTCCCCGAGGGGCTCCTGAGAGCCCCGGGCAGCTGGGGGGGAGGCGTGGGTCCCCGAGGGGCTCCTGAGAGCCCCGGGCAGCTGGGGGAGAGGCGTGGGTCCCCGAGGGGCTCCCGAGAGCCCCGGGCagctgggggagaggggtgggtcCCCGAGGGGCTCCCGAGAGCCCCGGGCAGCTGGGAGGGCGTGGGTCCCCGAGGGGCTCCCGAGAGCCCCGGGCAGCTGGGGAGGGTGTGGGTCCCCGAGGGGCTCCCGAGAGCCCCGGGCAGCTGGGGAGGGCGTGGGTCCCCGAGGGGCTCCCGAGAGCCCCGGGCAGCTGGGGAGGGCGTGGGTCCCCGAGGGGCTCCCGAGAGCCCCGGGCAGCTGGGAGGGTGAGGGTCCCCGAGGGGCTCCCGAGAGCCCCGGGCAGCTGGGGGGGAGGCGTGGGTCCCCGAGGGGCTCCCGAGAGCCCCGGGCAGCTGGGGGGGAGGCGTGGGTCCCCGAGGGGCTCCCGAGAGCCCCGGGCAGCTGGGAGGGAGGCGTGGGTCCCCGAGGGGCTCCCGAGAGCCCCGGGCAGCTGGGGAGGGTGAGGGTCCCCGAGGGGCTCCCGAGAGCCCCGGGCAGCTGGGGAGGGTGAGGGTCCCCGAGGGGCTCCCGAGAGCCCCGGGCAGCTGGGGGGGAGGCGTGGGTCCCCGAGGGGCTCCCGAGAGCCCCGGGCAGCTGGGAGGGCGTGGGTCCCCGAGGGGCTCCCGAGAGCCCCGGGCAGCTGGGCACACCTGGGCCACCTTCCGGACCACGTCGCCGGCCACTCCCAGGCCCTGCACGAAGGCGCGCGCGGCCACGAAGGCGCGGGTGGCCCGCAGACGCAGCTCCCGCGGGGTGTCCCCGAAGGGCCGCAGCGGCTCGGCCCGCTTGCCCAGGCAGTCCAGGTAGTCGTCGGGCAGCAGCAGCTGCGGGTGCAGCTGCCGGAAGAGGCGCTCCAGCAGGCGGGCCCAGAACTCGGCCAGCGTCTCCTCCAGCTGCAGGCCGGCCCCGCGGTAGTAGAGGCGCAGCTCCGCGTACAGGTCCCGGAAGGCCTTGGCGCTCTGCGCGTACAGCTCCCCGAAGGCGCCGGGGAAGGTGTCCTGCAGCGCCCGCTCCGAGTCGTTCAGCAGGTGCTGGAAGTGATCTGGGCACAGGGACGCGGCTCTGAGGCCAGCGGGGACCCCTGCCCACCCGTCCCGTCCCCGCCCCCCACCAGCTGTGAGGCCAGCGGGGACCCCTGCCCACCCGTCCCGCCCCCCCCGCCAGCTGTGGCAGCCTGACCAGACTTCGGGGGACTGCCCAGGACACCCACAGAGGATCCCCACACTCAGGGCGGACCCAGGAGGGCAGGGGGTGGCCGTCCACATCCCGCCCGTTCTTCCGAGAGGGGCGGGGAAGCTTGCTCTGAGGCTCGTCAGGGGCAAGCATAGTGCGGCCAACCAGATGGGGACAGGTGGGCCCCAACGAGTGGAGGTCAGTTAAAACTGGCCAGGCCTAGCAGCCATGtggaaatggcctcaggggtcacGGCTCCCTGGGCACCTGTGAGGCCGGCTGCTGTGGACAGGAGTCCAAAAGCCAAGACCCACGGCCCTGGGACGAAGGCCACACAGGGTCCCCGTTGGTCTCCCTGCCCCATCTGCTGCCTTCTTCTCCCACGGAGACTTGGTTCGGGGTCACTTCCTGGGGTCCCCCTGCAACTACTCCCCACATTGTCCAGGGTCTTCTACTCTCTACCCAGGGACGGCATAACCGCCGTGCGGAGCTGGGAGCAACGGCTCGACCGTGGCAGCTGCCCTGGAGGAGTCCCCAGctcttcctgcccccaccccagggcgGGCCCGGCACTCTGCAGCCCAGCCGAGTCTCAGCCCTCACACCAAGCTCCCTGGCTCCAGGCCTCCCGGTGGCCAGCCCAAAGCGGGTCCCTGGCAGCTGCCCAGGGGAGCCCCACCCGGGCAAGGAGCCACCTTGGGCGCAGAACGGGTCCCCTGTGAGGGCCTGACGGAGCGGATGGTTCCGCATACCCCTCAGCATGCACCTGCACCCGTACTGGGCTGCGTTCACCACAGGGCTCAGACTCCGGGGCTCCACTGCTCGAACCACTGCAAGTGGGCAGCCTTCTGCTCCTGGGACCTCAAATCCCAGCCCCCAACCTTAAAGCGCCACCCCATGCCCCCGACTCCACCCACCGGGGGAGGCCCCGCGGGCCCAGGTCCTCACTGTGTCAGTCTCCTGTGGTCCCCGAAGCCCCACTCACCATCGAAGCCGCGCAGCTGGGCCGCCAATGTGGCCTGCAGGGCACGGCTGCTGTCCAGCAGGGCGGCCTCCAGCTCGGCCCGGCTGCGGTTGGCCAGGTTCTCCTCCATGTCGCTGGTGCAGCAGGTGTAGCCCTGGGGGCAGATCCGCAGGTGCtcacctgggggggagggggagacggcGTGAGGCTGGGGGgcctccaccccacccactgCCCGGGGACCAGAACCCGCCTCAGGCTGGCCGGCCCCAGGGGGGGCACACACAGCTCAGGGGGGCTGCCTGGGGGAAGGCAGacggggctggggaggggcaggccGCCCCCACCCCTTCCGTTCCAGACCCTCGGCTCCAGGCCCGCCCTGGGCAAGCCCGGTGGGGCTGGGCACAGAGCAGGGGTGCAGAGGGCCGAGCCCCAGGGCGGAATGTTGGGGTCACCCCCCCAGAGCGTCACCATGCGCTGAGGAGGGAGGGCCATCCCCAGGGCCAGGAGCAGCTCAGGCAACATCTCACCCCAGTGCAGAGCACCTTGGGGTccggggtggggtgtgggggcgGGCTCACTGGA
The sequence above is drawn from the Saccopteryx bilineata isolate mSacBil1 chromosome 5, mSacBil1_pri_phased_curated, whole genome shotgun sequence genome and encodes:
- the GPC1 gene encoding glypican-1, whose amino-acid sequence is MELRAGGWWLLCAAAALASCVRGDPASKSRSCSEVRQIYGAKGFSLSDVPQAEISGEHLRICPQGYTCCTSDMEENLANRSRAELEAALLDSSRALQATLAAQLRGFDDHFQHLLNDSERALQDTFPGAFGELYAQSAKAFRDLYAELRLYYRGAGLQLEETLAEFWARLLERLFRQLHPQLLLPDDYLDCLGKRAEPLRPFGDTPRELRLRATRAFVAARAFVQGLGVAGDVVRKVAQVPLGPECSRAIMKLLYCAHCLGVPGARPCPDYCRNVLKGCLANQADLDAEWRNLLDSMVLITDKFWGPSGAESVIGNVHLWLAEAINTLQDNRDTLTAKVIQGCGNPKVNPHSAGSEEKQPRGKLALPDKLSTGTLEKLVSEAKAQLRDAQDFWISLPGTLCSERMAMSAASDDRCWNGMAKGRYLPEVMGDGLANQINNPEVEVDITKPDMTIRQQIMQLKIMTNRLRSAYNGEDADFQDASDDGSSSGSGDGCLDDACGRRVNKKTSSSRTTLNHALPGQSERDGEKTGAAGCPQPCTALVALLLALALSVARPPWR